A stretch of DNA from Vibrio gallaecicus:
TACATGAATCAGTTTCAAATAAAGCCTGAAGAAAAAACGTTAGAGCAACTATTTGGTGCGAGCTATGTTGATTATAAGCAGAAAGTAAGACGGTGGATTTAGAAGGTTTAACCAGTGAATTGATAATAATTGTCATTTATAAAGTATGGATCACATTTATTTATTAGCGAGCTTTTACGTGTTTGTTGTATGAATTAGATTTCACCTGAATTTATAATAAATATATAAGGTTAGGTTATGAAAGGTTTGCAAGCTACATTGCTCGCTCTTAGCATTTCGGTCGCAGGTTTATCGTCAGTATCTGCACAAGATGCTTCTTCAAGAATTATCAATGGTACGGAAGCCGCTGAAGGAAGCTGGCCATTTATAGCTGCGCTTGTGATGAAAGACGCAGACCCGTATCAAGGTCAATTTTGTGGTGCTAGTTTTATTGGTGAACGCTATATTTTGACTGCAGCTCACTGTACTGAAGGCTTGGAGTCACAAGACATTGATGTGGTGGTTGGGTCTTCGGATCTGTCTGCTTCTGATGTTGAAGGTTCGCGTTATGCAGTTAAGCATATTTATACGCATGAGTCCTATGTCTCTGCATCATCTGGTCATGACATTGCGGTAATTGAGTTGTCTGAAGCCGCATCAAAAGTAGCGATTCCCCTACCTGATCAATTTTTAAGAAATGACTTACCAACAGGTGAAAGTTTAACTGTGATGGGGTGGGGTAATCAGAATAACCAGTCTGATCAATTTGTCAGTTCTAGTAAACTTCATCAAGTGAATGTTCCCCTTGTCTCTCAAAGCGTTTGTCGTACTGCATCGCACCCTTTATACCGATCCATTGGCGATGACGCATTTTGTGCTGGCTTTCCACAAGGTGGATATGATTCATGCCAGGGTGACAGCGGTGGACCAATCGTTGTAAATCATGGTGGAACGACAAAACAACTTGGCATCGTAAGTTGGGGGATCGGCTGTGCAGATGAAAACGCATACGGCGTTTATACGAACTTGAGCCACTTTACGGATTGGATTGCTACAGCTACTGGTGGTTTTAGTTACAACCAACAAAAAGATTTAGGAGTAAAACCACCGGGTTCAAATACTCATACCTTTGACTATACGAATAATACCGATGTCGCAATTAAGATTAGTAACATTTTTGAAACTTCGGGTTTAGCTGTTCAAAGTTCAAATTGTTCAAATTTACTAGTGGGTGAAACTTGCCAAGTTACGGTTGATTTTAATGTAACGAAGCTTGATTTCGACTCTATTAATATTGAGCTTACAACGGATCACCCTTTGTATTCTAAAGTGAAATCGAAAGCTTCATTTATTGGTGCAACAACGGCGGTGCAAAGTGTAAGCAGCTTAGTTGATATTACGAATTCTGGTGTATTTAATACGGCACAGTGGGAATCTAGAGATGGTTACATTGCTTCTTCAGAAATTGGTGATAATGAGAAAACGGCATTAATTATCGAAGGTGTTCCAAGAGGTAGATTAACAATACAAATCGGTGTATCGACTGAAAGCGGTGCTGATTTTATGAAGCTATATGCAAATGGTACTCAAGTCGCTCAAATGTCGGGGGAACTAGTAGAATCGCAGGATATATACCTTTCTAAAAAGCTAAATACTATTGTGGTTTTTTATGAAAAAGATTTAAGTTTATCTCGAGGAACGGATGACGTTAGGCTTTTAGATTTCCAGCTTACAGAAAGCTCTGATAGCTCACAAGGTGGTGATAACGTAGCAAGAAGCTCAAGTAGCGGCGGTACATTTGGTCTTTATGGCTTGTTTATGATATTTGGTTTTACCGTGTTAAGAAGTATTCGCTCACGTATAACTAAATAAAATTGAGTTAAATGAAAAAGGTCTACTTAGTAAGTAGACCTTTTTTGATTCTATTCTTAAGCATTAAGCATTAAGCATTAAGCATTAAGCATTAAGCAGCGGCAGCGAACTGCGCTAGGAACATTTCTTTACGTTCGTTGAATCGATTCACTAAGTCATCAACAGATGCTTGATCATATGGCTTAAGACCACTTGCAACCATACGCTTAATTCCAGTGCCAACTACTTCACCATCTTCTTTGAAATCAAAGTTCAGTGTTACCACGCCACGTTTCCCATCAACATCGAATGTTGCACCAGAAAAAGTAAGTTCAGGGTTAGTCAGGTCTAGGCGTGAAAATTCAATTTCCATGCTTTCGTAAATAACCAGAGGACGTTGGCAATTGATCATCATTTGTTGTTCTTCCATAAGAGGAACCATGATGTGAGGAAAGTTCATGCCTGAAAATTGCACATAATTTGTTACTACATGCTCTATGAATGCAGGGTCATGGCTCTTTTCACCTTCAGAGCTCATATGAAGGTATTCTTTTCCGTTATTATCGATTAACGCACTTTCAGTATTGCACTTATCATCAACTCTTAAAGCAATCCCATCATTAACCATCCCAGAAAACTTGAAACGCATTTTTTGGCTAATGCCTTCTTTTTTCAGAAGTACAGCGAACAGAAGATCACCCGGTACGCAAAAACGTTTATTGTCTTCGTCGTGTATTGGATTGAAGTCAGCGGCTACTTTTTTTGCAAAGTGGCTTGCTTGTTCACGAGTGAATTGGAATTGGTTGTCTTGAGTCGAAAAATACGGTGTCAGAAACATAGAATCGCTATTAGTAATCAAATCTGCGGCGGATTATATCCAACAATGGTCATTTCAATGGTCTATCCAGTTGGTAAGGTTGCATAAGTGACTATTTAATATGGTGATTTTCTAAATATGTGAGATGCCTATAACGTGTAAAATAATTTTTTAATGATAGCTGGTGGTTATATTTGTTAGAAAGGGCTAAAAATAGCCCTCATATATTATGCTGCCAGGGTATTCGATCATTACTAGATAGTGGTTGAATACCCGCTAGAGGCTAGAGGCTAGAGGCTAGAAGCTAGAAGCTAGAAGCTAGAAGCTGCACATCAGTCCTTCAGGCATAAGGTGGTTATGTACTGAAAGTTTTAATAGTAAATTGGCTTTTTCGATATCAGGAGCGAAGTAGCGATCCTTGTCATAGAAGCTTACCTTCTCACGTAAGATCTGTTTAGCTTCTTCAATTCGAGCAGATGATTTATTCGGTGCTCGGAAGTCGATACCTTGAGCTGCAGATAAATACTCTACCGCTAAAATTCCTCGCGTATTTTCGCTCATGTCACGTAGACGGCGCCCTGCGAAAGTAGCCATGGAAACATGGTCTTCTTGGTTTGCAGATGTTGGCAGGCTGTCAACCGAGGCAGGGTGAGCAAGAGTTTTATTTTCACTAGCCAGAGCGGCGGCCGTCACTTGAGCAATCATAAAGCCTGAATTCACTCCACCATTATCAACAAGGAAAGGTGGAAGTTTACTCAGCGCACTGTCGATAAGCAAAGCCATACGTCGCTCAGAAAGGCTGCCCATTTCAGCAATGGCTAAAGCTAGGTTGTCAGCCGCCATCGCGACAGGTTCTGCGTGGAAATTACCACCAGAAATAATGTCGCCATCATCTGCGAATACTAGCGGGTTATCTGATACTGAGTTCGCTTCGACTTGTAGAATGTCGGCGGAATTTCTTATCTGCTGTAAGCAAGCACCCATGACTTGAGGTTGGCAGCGTAGTGAGTAAGGGTCTTGCACTTTTTCACAAGCGGTGTGGGACTCACCAATTTCACTGTTTTGATCAAGCATATAACGATACGCCATAGCAGCGTCCATCTGTCCTCTATGACCACGTACACGGTGGATTCGTGGATCAAACGGACGTCGGCTACCAAGTGCAGCATCAACCGACATTGCACCACATACGGTTGCTGATGCAAAAAGGTCTTCACTCGCAAACAAACCTTCTAAAGCGAATGCAGTCGAAGCTTGCGTACCATTTAACAGAGCAAGCCCTTCTTTTGGTGCTAGCGTGATCGGTTCTAACCCTGCAATCTGCATGGCTTCTAAACCCGAAATGATTTTCCCATTATGGCGAGCTTCACCTTCACCAAGTAATACAGTGCTCATATGCGCAAGGGGAGCTAAGTCACCAGATGCGCCAACTGAACCTTTTTGCGGCACACACGGGTAAACCTGTGCGTTAACCAAGTCAATCAGGGCATTAATTACTTTAAGGCGAATACCAGAATAGCCGCGCGAAAGGCTATTAATTTTTAGCACCATCATCAGGCGAACGGTTTCATCTGACATTAGTTTGCCAATACCAGCAGCATGAGAAAGTACGATGCTTTTTTGTAAAGTTTCCAAATCTTCAGGGGCAATTTTGGTGTTAGCTAATAAGCCAAAACCAGTATTGATACCATAAACAGTGCGATCTTCAGCAATGACTTGCTCGACCACTTTCATGCTAGCTTCGATATTTGGAATAGCCGCTGGATCTAGAGATAGATTGACCGGGCTACGGCTAATTTTACGAAGTTCAGGAAGGCCTAGCTGCCCAGGTTTTAGTAGTAAATTCAACATGTTTTCATCTCCAGACATTAAAGGCGGCTTAGTTCTTCGTTTAGCATTGGTAAATCAAGTTTTTGGTCTTTCGCGCATTGTTTTGCAATGTCGTAACCGGCATCAGCATGACGCATGACACCTGTTGCTGGGTCATTATGTAAAACACGTGCGATGCGCTGTGAGGCGTCATCGGAGCCATCACAGCAAATAACCATTCCTGAGTGTTGAGAGAAGCCCATGCCAACTCCACCACCATGGTGAAGTGATACCCATGTTGCACCGCCTGCAGTGTTAAGAAGGGCATTCAGTAGTGGCCAATCTGATACCGCATCTGAACCGTCCATCATACCTTCTGTTTCTCTATTCGGGCTTGCAACAGAACCCGAATCTAAATGGTCACGACCAATCACAACGGGTGCTTTAAGTTCACCATTCTTTACCATTTCATTGAAGGCTTGTCCTAGACGTTCACGATCTTTTAATCCAACCCAACAAATACGAGCCGGTAAACCTTGGAATTGAATACGTTCACGGGCCATATCTAGCCAATTGTGTAAATGTGGGTTGTCTGGAATGAGTTCTTTTACTTTTTGATCTGTTTTATAGATATCTTCAGGATCGCCAGATAAAGCAGCCCAACGGAATGGCCCAATGCCTTCGCAAAATAAAGGTCTTATATAGGCCGGAACGAAACCTGGGAAATCAAAGGCATTTTCGACACCTTCTTCTAATGCCATTTGGCGAATGTTATTACCGTAATCAACGGTTGCTGCGCCTTTATATTGAAGATCTAGCATCGCTTGAACTTGAATTGCCATAGATTGCTTTGCCGCTTTAACGACTTTAGCTTCATCAACTAAGCGCTCTTGTGCTGCTTTCTCCATTGACCAGCCTTGTGGCAGGTAGCCATTTAGAGGGTCATGAGCTGAAGTTTGATCGGTTACCACATCTGGGGTGATATTACGTTCTACAAGTTCAGGGAATACATCAGCGGCATTACCGAGTAGACCAACAGAGATTGGAGTGTCAGACTCAGTAATCATTGCCATTGCTTCATCTATACTAGTGGCTTTTTTATCCACATAGCCAGTACGAAGTCGGTAATCGATACGAGATTCATCACATTCAACTGCGATCATCGAAAA
This window harbors:
- a CDS encoding S1 family peptidase, yielding MKGLQATLLALSISVAGLSSVSAQDASSRIINGTEAAEGSWPFIAALVMKDADPYQGQFCGASFIGERYILTAAHCTEGLESQDIDVVVGSSDLSASDVEGSRYAVKHIYTHESYVSASSGHDIAVIELSEAASKVAIPLPDQFLRNDLPTGESLTVMGWGNQNNQSDQFVSSSKLHQVNVPLVSQSVCRTASHPLYRSIGDDAFCAGFPQGGYDSCQGDSGGPIVVNHGGTTKQLGIVSWGIGCADENAYGVYTNLSHFTDWIATATGGFSYNQQKDLGVKPPGSNTHTFDYTNNTDVAIKISNIFETSGLAVQSSNCSNLLVGETCQVTVDFNVTKLDFDSINIELTTDHPLYSKVKSKASFIGATTAVQSVSSLVDITNSGVFNTAQWESRDGYIASSEIGDNEKTALIIEGVPRGRLTIQIGVSTESGADFMKLYANGTQVAQMSGELVESQDIYLSKKLNTIVVFYEKDLSLSRGTDDVRLLDFQLTESSDSSQGGDNVARSSSSGGTFGLYGLFMIFGFTVLRSIRSRITK
- a CDS encoding DUF3581 domain-containing protein — translated: MFLTPYFSTQDNQFQFTREQASHFAKKVAADFNPIHDEDNKRFCVPGDLLFAVLLKKEGISQKMRFKFSGMVNDGIALRVDDKCNTESALIDNNGKEYLHMSSEGEKSHDPAFIEHVVTNYVQFSGMNFPHIMVPLMEEQQMMINCQRPLVIYESMEIEFSRLDLTNPELTFSGATFDVDGKRGVVTLNFDFKEDGEVVGTGIKRMVASGLKPYDQASVDDLVNRFNERKEMFLAQFAAAA
- the hutH gene encoding histidine ammonia-lyase; translation: MLNLLLKPGQLGLPELRKISRSPVNLSLDPAAIPNIEASMKVVEQVIAEDRTVYGINTGFGLLANTKIAPEDLETLQKSIVLSHAAGIGKLMSDETVRLMMVLKINSLSRGYSGIRLKVINALIDLVNAQVYPCVPQKGSVGASGDLAPLAHMSTVLLGEGEARHNGKIISGLEAMQIAGLEPITLAPKEGLALLNGTQASTAFALEGLFASEDLFASATVCGAMSVDAALGSRRPFDPRIHRVRGHRGQMDAAMAYRYMLDQNSEIGESHTACEKVQDPYSLRCQPQVMGACLQQIRNSADILQVEANSVSDNPLVFADDGDIISGGNFHAEPVAMAADNLALAIAEMGSLSERRMALLIDSALSKLPPFLVDNGGVNSGFMIAQVTAAALASENKTLAHPASVDSLPTSANQEDHVSMATFAGRRLRDMSENTRGILAVEYLSAAQGIDFRAPNKSSARIEEAKQILREKVSFYDKDRYFAPDIEKANLLLKLSVHNHLMPEGLMCSF
- the hutU gene encoding urocanate hydratase, with protein sequence MTDHHSSDPRLDTTREIRAPHGTKLRAKSWLTEAPLRMLMNNLDPDVAEHPHALVVYGGIGRAARDWKCYDKIVEVLERLEDDQTLLVQSGKPVGVYPTHKNAPRVLIANSNLVPHWANWEHFNELDKEGLMMYGQMTAGSWIYIGSQGIVQGTYETFVAIAKKHFQGQAQGKWVLTGGLGGMGGAQPLAATMAGFSMIAVECDESRIDYRLRTGYVDKKATSIDEAMAMITESDTPISVGLLGNAADVFPELVERNITPDVVTDQTSAHDPLNGYLPQGWSMEKAAQERLVDEAKVVKAAKQSMAIQVQAMLDLQYKGAATVDYGNNIRQMALEEGVENAFDFPGFVPAYIRPLFCEGIGPFRWAALSGDPEDIYKTDQKVKELIPDNPHLHNWLDMARERIQFQGLPARICWVGLKDRERLGQAFNEMVKNGELKAPVVIGRDHLDSGSVASPNRETEGMMDGSDAVSDWPLLNALLNTAGGATWVSLHHGGGVGMGFSQHSGMVICCDGSDDASQRIARVLHNDPATGVMRHADAGYDIAKQCAKDQKLDLPMLNEELSRL